In Chromobacterium rhizoryzae, one genomic interval encodes:
- a CDS encoding NAD(P)H-dependent oxidoreductase produces the protein MNRQALIIHAHPDPASLTAQFAALARQTLQQQGYRVMESDLYAMAWKAGADAQDFPDRLNPQRLFLISESQHAYANGRQSADVAAEQQKLLAADLVIMLFPLWWYGLPALLKGWFDRVYAYGFAYGYRNEGNRWRYGDGALSGKRAMLAAMVGGQERDYGPRGINGPLEQLLFPVTHGCLFYPGMEVLPTHAVYDANRLSAADMDAAKDAWRQRLLGVFDEAPIPFRRQNGGDYPDGHTLGEQVAASGLTAHIAG, from the coding sequence ATGAACCGACAAGCTCTCATCATCCACGCCCACCCGGACCCGGCGTCGCTGACCGCCCAATTCGCCGCGCTGGCGCGACAAACCTTGCAACAACAGGGCTACCGCGTGATGGAGTCCGATCTCTACGCAATGGCTTGGAAAGCCGGCGCCGACGCGCAGGATTTCCCGGACCGGCTCAATCCGCAGCGGCTGTTCCTGATCTCCGAATCCCAACACGCTTACGCCAACGGCCGGCAGAGCGCCGATGTGGCGGCCGAACAGCAAAAACTGCTGGCGGCGGACTTGGTGATCATGCTGTTTCCGCTATGGTGGTACGGCCTGCCCGCCTTACTCAAGGGATGGTTTGACCGAGTCTACGCTTACGGCTTCGCCTATGGCTACCGCAACGAGGGCAACCGCTGGCGCTACGGCGACGGCGCGCTGAGCGGCAAACGCGCGATGCTGGCCGCGATGGTGGGCGGACAGGAGCGGGACTACGGCCCGCGCGGCATCAACGGGCCGCTGGAGCAACTGTTGTTTCCTGTGACACACGGCTGCCTGTTCTACCCCGGCATGGAGGTGCTGCCCACCCATGCGGTATACGACGCCAACCGTCTTTCCGCCGCCGATATGGACGCGGCCAAGGACGCCTGGCGGCAAAGACTGCTTGGGGTGTTCGACGAAGCGCCCATTCCCTTCCGCCGCCAGAACGGCGGCGATTACCCGGACGGCCATACTTTGGGCGAGCAGGTGGCCGCCAGCGGCCTGACGGCGCATATCGCCGGCTGA
- a CDS encoding LysR family transcriptional regulator, with product MDTKRLDLNLLVTLEALLVEQNVTRAAARLSLSQPAVSAQLNRLRELFDDPLLVAVHRGMYPTAKALEMFEPLRKALNEVRATVAGHQDFEPASADLTVAIACTDYLQAALLIPLARELRKSAPGVRVAVRALDLHRLEAQLEQGDLDLALLTPPAAPSKLQSCRLFDEHYVLIGRRDHPTLKEGLSVEEYAALDHVIVSLDGNGFFTPVDRTLAALGLRRNVALSAASFLFVPEMVAQSDFVALVPQRLVQDRGDALKQVEFPLPTESFEVGMAWHDRTQQHPGHRWMRDFIITLVNAQAGLAADAVPLS from the coding sequence ATGGATACCAAACGACTCGACCTCAATCTGCTGGTAACGCTGGAAGCCTTGCTGGTGGAACAGAACGTGACGCGCGCGGCCGCGCGGCTGAGCTTGAGCCAGCCGGCGGTGAGCGCGCAATTGAACCGCCTGCGCGAGTTGTTTGACGACCCGCTGCTGGTGGCCGTCCACCGCGGCATGTATCCCACGGCCAAGGCGCTGGAAATGTTCGAGCCCTTGCGCAAGGCGCTCAACGAAGTGCGCGCCACCGTGGCCGGACATCAGGATTTTGAGCCGGCCAGCGCGGACCTGACCGTGGCCATCGCCTGCACCGATTACCTGCAAGCCGCGCTGCTGATCCCGCTGGCGCGGGAACTGCGCAAAAGCGCGCCCGGCGTGAGGGTGGCGGTGCGCGCGCTGGACCTGCACCGGCTGGAAGCGCAACTGGAGCAGGGCGATCTGGACCTGGCGCTGCTGACCCCGCCGGCCGCCCCGTCCAAGCTGCAAAGCTGCCGTCTGTTTGACGAACACTATGTGCTGATAGGCCGCCGCGACCACCCCACCCTGAAAGAAGGGCTGAGCGTGGAAGAATACGCGGCCTTGGACCACGTCATCGTGTCCTTGGACGGCAACGGCTTCTTCACCCCGGTGGACCGCACGCTGGCGGCGCTGGGCCTGCGCCGCAACGTGGCCTTGTCCGCCGCGTCCTTCCTGTTTGTGCCGGAAATGGTGGCCCAGTCCGACTTTGTCGCGCTGGTGCCGCAGCGCCTGGTGCAAGACCGCGGCGACGCGCTGAAGCAAGTGGAGTTTCCGCTGCCCACGGAAAGCTTTGAAGTGGGCATGGCCTGGCACGACCGCACCCAGCAGCACCCCGGCCATCGCTGGATGCGGGACTTCATCATCACCCTGGTTAATGCGCAGGCGGGGTTGGCGGCGGATGCGGTGCCTTTGTCTTAG
- a CDS encoding FKBP-type peptidyl-prolyl cis-trans isomerase, whose amino-acid sequence MKITANTAVTLRMKVTDSQGLVYDDGKKPVSYLHGDYDNLFAKLEAALEGQESGFQTTLELATEDTFGERDEALVTTMPKADFPPGVKVGGQIQRIGPDGEPRYYFVTKIKGPTVLLDGNHPLCGKALRFVVKVVDVRTATAEEIAHQHVHGEHGHQH is encoded by the coding sequence ATGAAAATCACCGCCAACACCGCCGTCACCCTGCGCATGAAAGTCACCGACAGCCAGGGCCTGGTTTACGACGATGGCAAGAAGCCCGTCTCCTACCTGCACGGCGATTACGACAACCTGTTCGCCAAGCTGGAAGCCGCGCTGGAAGGCCAGGAATCGGGTTTTCAAACCACGCTGGAACTGGCTACCGAAGACACCTTCGGTGAACGCGACGAAGCCCTGGTCACCACCATGCCCAAGGCTGACTTCCCGCCCGGGGTGAAGGTAGGCGGCCAAATCCAGCGCATCGGCCCGGATGGCGAGCCGCGTTACTACTTCGTCACCAAGATCAAAGGCCCCACGGTATTGTTGGACGGCAACCACCCGCTATGCGGCAAAGCCCTGCGCTTTGTCGTCAAAGTGGTGGACGTGCGCACGGCCACGGCCGAGGAAATTGCTCACCAGCATGTGCACGGCGAGCACGGGCATCAGCATTGA